The following coding sequences lie in one Streptomyces sp. NBC_00510 genomic window:
- a CDS encoding YibE/F family protein has product MDSTHPHAHGHGHGHGHGPVPPVSRHLRKVIAAVLVPFVAAVVAGLVVLWPGGVPEHDRTGVGFDQQTQSGRVVKVEDVKCSEVNAEPGAGAAPSPGPSAAPSGPAVCQRATIEVTSGKDAGRTFTEIVQPTQTRHYTKDQKVLLAYAPQAPRELQYSVTDLDRAFPLWLLAGIFAAVVVVVGRLRGILALAALVISFAVLTLFILPAILHGSNPLLVAVVGGSAIMLIALYMCHGLSARTSVAVLGTLCSLLLIGVLGSVFIDWALLSGNTSDETGLIHSLYPDIEIRGLLLAGIIIGSLGVLDDVTVTQTSAVWELREANPSAGPRQLYSAAMRIGRDHIASVVNTLVLAYAGAALPLLLLFSIAERGVLAVAGSELVAEEIVRTLVGSIGLVVAVPLTTALAALVVSADRGSGDTVPTGTGRGHRRRAK; this is encoded by the coding sequence GTGGACTCCACTCACCCGCACGCGCACGGCCATGGTCACGGACACGGTCACGGCCCGGTGCCGCCGGTCTCCCGGCACCTGCGCAAGGTCATCGCCGCCGTCCTCGTCCCCTTCGTCGCGGCCGTCGTGGCCGGCCTGGTGGTGCTGTGGCCGGGCGGTGTGCCGGAGCACGACCGCACCGGCGTCGGCTTCGACCAGCAGACGCAGTCCGGGCGGGTGGTGAAGGTCGAGGACGTCAAGTGCTCGGAGGTCAACGCCGAACCGGGCGCCGGCGCCGCTCCCTCCCCCGGGCCGTCGGCGGCGCCGTCCGGTCCTGCGGTCTGCCAGCGCGCGACCATCGAGGTCACCTCGGGCAAGGACGCGGGCCGCACCTTCACCGAGATCGTGCAGCCGACCCAGACCCGGCACTACACGAAGGACCAGAAGGTGCTGCTGGCGTACGCGCCCCAGGCGCCGCGCGAACTGCAGTACTCGGTGACCGACCTCGACCGGGCGTTCCCCCTGTGGCTGCTGGCCGGGATCTTCGCCGCGGTGGTGGTCGTGGTCGGGCGGCTGCGCGGGATCCTGGCGCTGGCCGCACTGGTCATCAGCTTCGCCGTGCTGACGCTGTTCATCCTCCCGGCGATCCTGCACGGCAGCAATCCGCTCCTGGTGGCGGTGGTCGGCGGCAGCGCCATCATGCTGATCGCGCTCTACATGTGCCACGGCCTGAGCGCCCGCACCTCGGTGGCGGTCCTGGGCACCTTGTGCTCGCTGCTGCTGATCGGTGTCCTGGGCTCGGTCTTCATCGACTGGGCGCTGCTCAGCGGCAACACCTCGGACGAGACCGGGCTGATCCACTCCCTCTACCCGGACATCGAGATCCGCGGTCTGCTGCTGGCCGGCATCATCATCGGTTCGCTGGGCGTCCTGGACGACGTGACGGTCACCCAGACCTCGGCCGTGTGGGAGCTGCGGGAGGCGAACCCGTCGGCCGGCCCGCGGCAGTTGTACTCGGCGGCGATGCGCATCGGCCGCGACCACATCGCCTCGGTCGTCAACACCCTGGTGCTGGCGTACGCAGGTGCGGCGCTGCCGCTGCTGCTGCTCTTCTCCATCGCGGAGCGCGGGGTGCTGGCGGTGGCGGGCAGCGAACTGGTCGCCGAGGAGATCGTACGCACCCTGGTGGGCAGCATCGGCCTGGTGGTGGCGGTGCCGTTGACGACGGCACTGGCCGCGCTGGTGGTGTCGGCGGACCGCGGCAGCGGCGACACTGTTCCCACGGGCACCGGTCGCGGGCACCGGCGCCGCGCCAAGTGA
- a CDS encoding SPFH domain-containing protein yields MPMLIGVAAGGALVAVIILIGLFRLMWRVAEPNEALVISGSKHRTDGVGEGMGFRIVTGRGTLVLPGVQAVRRLSLDLNEAELNVDCVTQQGIPLKVHGVVIFKVGDDMVSIANAARRFLDQQKFMPERVHNVFAGHLRSIVGGLTVEQMIRDRERLTAETRAASGSEMEKLGLIIDSLQIHEIVDPTGYINNLAAPHAAAVQRDARIAQAEADRLATEAEQQAAARMAEATRDSQILQAGYMAERDKATASSRQAGPLAEAAARQEVVVQETRVAELEAQRREQQLQADVRKPADASAYEKRTLAEAERDARISAAEAKARETELAAIAEANRVKTAAAAQAEQTRIGGEAAAAATRATGEAEAAATQARGLAEAEAAKAKGLAEAESIKARAAALAENQEAVVAQQLAENWPEIVRAGAEAFGNVDHMVLLNGADGMSEMFAKALTMGGTGLGLARQLLAQMNGATGAGGDASPNGAAPRSPERVRLQD; encoded by the coding sequence ATGCCGATGCTCATCGGCGTTGCGGCGGGCGGGGCGCTCGTCGCGGTCATCATCCTGATCGGCCTGTTCCGGCTCATGTGGCGGGTCGCCGAGCCCAACGAGGCACTGGTCATCTCAGGTTCCAAGCACCGTACGGACGGTGTGGGGGAGGGCATGGGGTTCCGCATCGTCACGGGGCGGGGGACCCTGGTCCTGCCCGGCGTGCAGGCGGTGCGCAGGCTCTCGCTCGACCTCAACGAGGCCGAGCTGAACGTGGACTGCGTCACCCAGCAGGGCATCCCGCTGAAGGTGCACGGCGTGGTCATCTTCAAGGTCGGCGACGACATGGTCTCCATCGCCAACGCCGCACGACGGTTCCTGGACCAGCAGAAGTTCATGCCCGAGCGGGTGCACAACGTCTTCGCCGGTCATCTGCGCTCCATCGTGGGCGGGCTGACGGTGGAGCAGATGATCCGGGACCGGGAGCGGCTCACCGCCGAGACCCGGGCCGCCTCGGGCTCGGAGATGGAGAAGCTCGGTCTGATCATCGACTCGCTGCAGATCCACGAGATCGTCGACCCGACCGGTTACATCAACAACCTGGCCGCTCCGCACGCCGCGGCCGTCCAGCGTGACGCGCGCATCGCGCAGGCGGAGGCGGACCGGCTGGCCACCGAGGCCGAGCAGCAGGCCGCGGCCCGCATGGCGGAGGCGACCCGGGACAGCCAGATCCTGCAGGCCGGTTACATGGCCGAGCGGGACAAGGCCACCGCGTCCTCCCGGCAGGCGGGCCCGCTCGCGGAGGCGGCGGCCCGGCAGGAGGTCGTCGTCCAGGAGACCCGGGTCGCCGAACTGGAGGCGCAGCGGCGCGAGCAGCAGTTGCAGGCGGACGTCCGCAAGCCGGCGGACGCCTCCGCGTACGAGAAGCGGACGCTGGCGGAGGCCGAGCGCGACGCGCGCATCTCGGCGGCCGAGGCGAAGGCCCGCGAGACGGAACTGGCCGCCATCGCCGAGGCCAACCGCGTCAAGACGGCCGCGGCGGCGCAGGCGGAGCAGACCAGGATCGGCGGTGAGGCGGCCGCCGCGGCCACCCGGGCCACAGGTGAGGCCGAGGCCGCCGCGACGCAGGCGCGGGGTCTGGCGGAGGCCGAGGCCGCGAAGGCCAAGGGCCTGGCCGAGGCCGAGTCGATCAAGGCGCGGGCCGCGGCCCTGGCGGAGAACCAGGAGGCGGTCGTCGCCCAGCAGCTGGCCGAGAACTGGCCGGAGATCGTCCGGGCGGGCGCCGAGGCCTTCGGCAACGTGGACCACATGGTGCTGCTGAACGGCGCCGACGGGATGTCGGAGATGTTCGCCAAGGCGCTGACCATGGGTGGTACGGGCCTGGGCCTGGCCCGTCAGCTGCTCGCCCAGATGAACGGCGCGACCGGCGCCGGCGGCGACGCCTCACCGAACGGTGCGGCGCCGCGGAGCCCGGAGCGCGTGCGGCTCCAGGACTGA
- a CDS encoding DUF5326 family protein, with translation MKLFEGLPWWVKWVAVPVIAIVVFGGMIASAIGFLFWLLFKVLVFVALVGGLVYVVKKFTSSSSDSRDKW, from the coding sequence GTGAAGCTCTTCGAGGGCCTGCCCTGGTGGGTCAAGTGGGTCGCGGTGCCCGTGATCGCGATCGTGGTCTTCGGCGGCATGATCGCCAGCGCGATCGGGTTCCTGTTCTGGCTGCTGTTCAAGGTGCTGGTCTTCGTGGCACTGGTCGGCGGTCTGGTGTACGTGGTCAAGAAGTTCACCTCGTCCTCGTCCGACTCCCGCGACAAGTGGTGA
- a CDS encoding cupin domain-containing protein — MKVFRLDDLEAERAANEGAYLGFLRERNMSAGLYALRAGELDPQKPHAQDEIYLVVSGRALITVGEETTHVARGSVVYVPAGTPHRFHHVTEDLNVMVVFSPPEA; from the coding sequence GTGAAGGTGTTCCGGCTGGACGACCTGGAGGCCGAGCGGGCCGCCAACGAGGGCGCGTACCTCGGCTTCCTGCGCGAGCGGAACATGTCCGCCGGGCTCTACGCCCTGCGGGCCGGGGAGCTCGACCCGCAGAAACCGCACGCGCAGGACGAGATCTACCTGGTCGTGAGCGGCCGGGCGCTGATCACCGTGGGGGAGGAGACGACGCACGTCGCGCGCGGCAGCGTGGTCTATGTCCCGGCCGGGACGCCGCACCGCTTCCACCACGTCACCGAGGACCTGAACGTCATGGTGGTCTTCTCGCCCCCCGAGGCGTGA
- a CDS encoding phage holin family protein — MMNFVVKTLANAGALLVAIWLVGNITLTGDDTAHKALTLILVALVFGVVNWLVKPLVKLLSLPLLVLTLGLFTLIVNALMLLLTSWISGKLDLDFHVEGFWAAFLGGLIISIVSWALNMVLPDED, encoded by the coding sequence ATGATGAACTTCGTCGTCAAGACGCTCGCGAACGCCGGGGCCCTGCTGGTGGCCATCTGGCTCGTGGGCAACATCACGCTCACCGGTGACGACACCGCGCACAAGGCCCTCACCCTCATCCTCGTCGCCCTGGTCTTCGGCGTGGTCAACTGGCTGGTGAAGCCGCTGGTGAAACTGCTCTCGCTGCCCCTGCTCGTGCTCACCCTCGGGTTGTTCACGCTGATCGTCAACGCCCTGATGCTGCTGCTCACCTCCTGGATCTCCGGCAAGCTCGACCTGGACTTCCACGTCGAGGGCTTCTGGGCGGCGTTCCTCGGCGGCCTGATCATCAGCATCGTCTCCTGGGCCCTGAACATGGTCCTGCCGGACGAGGACTGA
- a CDS encoding low molecular weight phosphotyrosine protein phosphatase: MSAPSSRTPLRVCFVCTGNICRSPMAESVFRARVEEAGLGALVVADSAGTGSWHEGDGADHRTVAVLRAAGYGHEHIARQFQPEWFAGLDLVIALDSGHLRDLRRLAPTAEDAAKVRLLRSYDPGADAGADGRGLDVPDPYYGDIGGFEECLGMCEAAADGLLEAVRDALGEPAPTP; this comes from the coding sequence ATGAGCGCTCCGTCCTCCCGCACCCCGCTGCGGGTGTGCTTCGTGTGCACCGGCAACATCTGCCGTTCGCCGATGGCCGAGTCCGTCTTCCGCGCCCGTGTCGAGGAGGCCGGACTCGGCGCCCTGGTCGTCGCGGACAGCGCGGGGACCGGCTCCTGGCACGAGGGCGACGGCGCCGACCACCGCACCGTGGCCGTGCTCCGCGCGGCCGGGTACGGGCACGAGCACATCGCGCGCCAGTTCCAGCCCGAGTGGTTCGCCGGGCTCGACCTGGTGATCGCCCTCGACTCCGGCCACCTGCGGGACCTGCGCCGGCTGGCGCCGACCGCGGAGGACGCCGCCAAGGTACGGCTGCTGCGCTCCTACGACCCCGGTGCGGACGCCGGCGCGGACGGCCGTGGCCTGGACGTGCCCGACCCCTACTACGGGGACATCGGCGGCTTCGAGGAGTGCCTGGGGATGTGCGAGGCCGCCGCCGACGGCCTGCTGGAGGCCGTACGCGACGCCCTCGGCGAGCCCGCGCCCACGCCGTGA
- a CDS encoding fructosamine kinase family protein — MTRPAGLADRVAALLGEPVTELGPVGGGSICRAVRLRRRSGGTVFAKTLADAPPGFFAAEAAGLRLLGGTGTVAVPEVLAADDRTLVLEWVEPGPATPAAAERLGRELAALHRFPAPGYGTAHPAYIGSLPLPSPGSGQASGSCGDWPSFHAGRRLLPFLRQAADDGAVAPADVRAVERVCEALPLIGGPPQPPAVIHGDLWSGNVLYAADGRARVVDPAAQGGHPEADLAMLELFGCPHLERVLAAYEEVRPLPGRRERVPLHQLHPLLVHAVLFGAGYGAAAGRAAREALASA, encoded by the coding sequence GTGACCCGTCCGGCCGGACTCGCGGACCGGGTCGCCGCCCTGCTGGGCGAGCCGGTGACCGAGCTCGGCCCGGTGGGCGGCGGCTCCATCTGCCGGGCGGTACGGCTGCGGCGCCGCTCGGGCGGCACGGTCTTCGCCAAGACCCTCGCGGACGCGCCGCCGGGCTTCTTCGCCGCCGAGGCCGCGGGCCTGCGGCTGCTGGGCGGGACCGGCACGGTCGCCGTACCGGAGGTGCTCGCCGCCGACGACCGCACGCTCGTCCTGGAGTGGGTCGAGCCCGGCCCGGCCACCCCGGCCGCCGCCGAGCGCCTGGGCCGTGAACTCGCCGCCCTCCACCGGTTCCCCGCCCCGGGGTACGGGACGGCGCACCCCGCCTACATCGGTTCGCTCCCCCTGCCGTCACCCGGCTCCGGGCAGGCGTCCGGCTCCTGCGGGGACTGGCCCTCCTTCCACGCCGGCCGGCGGCTGCTGCCCTTCCTGCGGCAGGCCGCCGACGACGGGGCCGTGGCCCCGGCCGACGTCCGCGCGGTCGAGCGGGTCTGCGAGGCGCTGCCGCTGATCGGCGGCCCCCCGCAGCCGCCCGCGGTGATCCACGGCGACCTGTGGTCCGGCAACGTCCTGTACGCCGCCGACGGCCGCGCCCGCGTCGTCGACCCGGCGGCGCAGGGCGGGCATCCCGAGGCCGACCTGGCGATGCTGGAGCTGTTCGGCTGCCCGCACCTGGAGCGGGTGCTCGCCGCGTACGAGGAGGTCCGGCCGCTGCCCGGCCGCCGGGAACGGGTGCCGCTGCACCAATTGCACCCCCTGCTGGTGCACGCCGTCCTGTTCGGGGCGGGCTACGGGGCCGCCGCGGGCCGGGCCGCCCGTGAGGCCCTCGCGTCCGCCTAG
- a CDS encoding cystathionine gamma-lyase has product MTEYESRPGDSTRSVHAGRPPARPHEPALPGPVFAAHFHLPGDVTGPYTYGRDENPTWTRLEEAISALESPDVPAQTLAFSSGMGAISSVLFSQVRSGDTVVLPSDCYQATRTLQGRLEDYGVSVRLAPTAGDAQLKVLEGARLLWIETPSNPGLDVCDIRRLADAAHAAGALVAVDNTLATPLGQRPLDLGADFSVASGTKALSGHGDLLLGYVTTRRPELAAGVRMWRKTVGAIPGPMEAWLAHRSLSTLALRVDKQAANALELAAALRRRPEVTDVRHPGLVDDPAHAVATAQMTRFGSVVSFTLPDKEHAERFLSELLLTTEATSFGSVTSTAERRARWGGDAVPEGFVRFSVGVEDAADILRDVTQALDAAAR; this is encoded by the coding sequence ATGACGGAGTACGAGAGCAGACCCGGGGACAGCACCCGCAGTGTGCACGCGGGCCGCCCGCCGGCCCGGCCGCACGAGCCGGCGCTGCCCGGCCCGGTGTTCGCCGCGCACTTCCACCTGCCGGGCGACGTCACCGGCCCGTACACCTACGGCCGTGACGAGAACCCCACCTGGACCCGGCTGGAGGAGGCGATCTCCGCCCTGGAGTCCCCGGACGTCCCCGCGCAGACGCTGGCCTTCTCCTCGGGCATGGGCGCCATCTCCTCCGTGCTGTTCTCGCAGGTGCGTTCCGGCGACACCGTGGTGCTGCCCTCCGACTGCTACCAGGCGACCCGCACCCTCCAGGGCCGCCTGGAGGACTACGGGGTCTCGGTGCGCCTGGCGCCCACCGCGGGCGACGCCCAGCTGAAGGTGCTGGAGGGCGCCCGGCTGCTGTGGATCGAGACGCCGTCCAACCCGGGCCTCGACGTGTGCGACATCCGCCGGCTGGCCGACGCCGCGCACGCCGCGGGCGCGCTCGTGGCGGTCGACAACACCCTCGCCACCCCGCTCGGCCAGCGTCCGCTGGACCTGGGCGCGGACTTCTCGGTGGCGAGCGGCACCAAGGCGCTGTCCGGCCACGGCGACCTGCTGCTGGGCTACGTGACCACCCGTCGGCCCGAGCTCGCCGCCGGCGTGCGGATGTGGCGCAAGACCGTCGGCGCGATCCCCGGTCCCATGGAGGCCTGGCTGGCCCACCGTTCGCTGTCCACGCTCGCGCTGCGGGTGGACAAGCAGGCCGCCAACGCCCTGGAGCTCGCCGCCGCGCTGCGCCGGCGCCCCGAGGTGACCGACGTGCGGCACCCGGGTCTGGTGGACGACCCGGCGCACGCCGTCGCGACCGCGCAGATGACCCGGTTCGGCAGCGTCGTGTCCTTCACGCTGCCCGACAAGGAGCACGCCGAGCGCTTCCTGTCCGAACTGCTGCTGACGACCGAGGCCACCAGCTTCGGAAGCGTGACCAGCACCGCGGAACGCAGGGCACGCTGGGGCGGCGACGCGGTCCCCGAGGGCTTCGTCCGCTTCTCGGTCGGGGTGGAGG